The Victivallaceae bacterium genome contains a region encoding:
- a CDS encoding CT620/CT621 family type III secretion system effector has protein sequence MIQNSTEIKNDSYNFLFNIKCSHANTKIPYSCQEFEILEKYRTDKTVLKRLSLIVSALYDPTTRVTPEVKTAYLPENIKKQKFFVAETNTEIPSLPPTDPVNIENTNLLITAIESAIKTAQSQNVILITLLSPLLDRLNAIKNVMPNPTEEDLTQLYNLATLPSAEILSKYLTEDQQTAYRATIAAAFQAMVKNLSSAQNTTTEQTTEAENAFEVFQSAQTNILGLMSQTNLLLQSGSSQSYAQAMTEGFTLESLYASLGEIYQTLPSDEQQAINVYINNLLSTGICLTTATVPMRNLAQVIAAIMVYQEASLYVFENPTTDFNNLKTYLMNTLLPKVQQYPGGVIVTNALRIMINNHLYNSVVTSNLSNPTIIDQFPSTIMTSAFASPTNVDGSGYQALSDAESIYTITFKTINLIKTENLNKLSLYFDSLDPANAAFLPQMQFCQSLLIESQNLGEAFIRMILVNYLPQQNAFLDPLIKSINFNNIGANIINRIIQLTNSFSSSGVYYNFTSYLSQSKEGKDLFTGNVSETIVAKADEMQRIRDDLIRSELALQEISSALKDIEAMTDVTIYEKRNMSMTLENYQYFFSTIKKQLIDLYNLLNNLQITPDKTNTFKILSNYRDWLTALGTLEGTATSGYVSASPTGGLSTIFTQVQSDQQNYTNQSQTQQLNLQNQMTTIQQEWTIISTAFQIFNQILTKLATKVYEM, from the coding sequence ATGATACAAAATTCTACTGAAATAAAAAACGATTCTTATAATTTCTTATTTAATATTAAATGTTCGCATGCGAATACAAAAATTCCTTATTCATGTCAAGAATTCGAGATTCTCGAAAAATACCGAACCGATAAAACCGTTTTAAAAAGATTGTCGTTGATTGTCAGCGCCCTCTATGATCCGACGACTCGTGTAACACCGGAAGTCAAGACCGCTTATTTACCTGAAAATATAAAAAAACAAAAATTCTTTGTTGCAGAGACGAATACGGAAATTCCATCTTTGCCTCCTACCGATCCCGTTAACATTGAAAATACGAATTTATTAATTACTGCTATTGAATCGGCTATCAAAACGGCCCAAAGTCAAAACGTCATCTTAATTACTCTTTTAAGTCCTCTATTGGACAGATTGAATGCTATTAAAAACGTGATGCCGAATCCTACGGAAGAAGATCTCACGCAACTCTATAACCTAGCCACTCTTCCTAGTGCAGAAATTTTATCCAAATACCTAACGGAAGATCAACAAACGGCATATCGTGCGACTATAGCAGCAGCTTTTCAAGCGATGGTAAAAAATTTATCCTCAGCACAAAATACGACGACCGAGCAAACAACGGAAGCAGAGAACGCATTTGAAGTCTTTCAAAGTGCACAAACAAATATCCTGGGTCTGATGAGTCAAACTAATCTTCTTCTTCAATCCGGCAGCTCACAAAGCTACGCTCAAGCAATGACGGAAGGATTTACTTTAGAGTCTCTATACGCCTCTCTCGGTGAAATTTATCAAACTCTCCCCTCGGATGAACAACAAGCTATTAATGTTTATATAAACAATCTCTTATCTACCGGGATTTGTTTAACAACGGCAACAGTCCCTATGCGAAATTTAGCCCAGGTTATCGCAGCCATAATGGTTTACCAAGAAGCGTCATTATATGTATTTGAAAATCCGACAACCGATTTTAACAATCTAAAAACTTACCTGATGAATACCTTGCTCCCAAAAGTTCAACAATACCCGGGAGGAGTAATAGTTACTAATGCTTTAAGGATTATGATTAACAACCATTTATACAATTCTGTCGTAACTTCGAATCTTTCCAATCCAACGATAATAGATCAGTTTCCCAGCACTATCATGACTTCCGCTTTCGCTAGTCCCACTAACGTGGACGGAAGCGGATACCAAGCTCTTTCGGATGCAGAGTCAATCTATACGATAACCTTTAAGACCATTAATTTAATAAAGACGGAAAATCTTAATAAGTTATCTCTCTATTTTGATTCATTGGATCCGGCTAATGCGGCATTTCTTCCTCAAATGCAGTTTTGTCAATCATTATTAATCGAATCTCAAAATTTAGGCGAGGCGTTCATCCGAATGATTTTAGTCAATTATTTACCTCAGCAAAACGCATTTTTAGATCCTCTTATCAAATCCATTAATTTTAATAATATCGGTGCTAATATAATTAACAGAATTATTCAATTGACCAATTCTTTTTCATCTTCAGGCGTTTATTATAATTTCACGTCATATTTAAGTCAGAGTAAAGAAGGGAAAGATCTTTTCACAGGTAACGTTTCCGAAACCATAGTAGCAAAAGCCGATGAGATGCAACGAATCAGAGATGACTTGATACGCTCGGAACTGGCTCTTCAAGAAATCTCATCCGCTCTAAAAGATATTGAAGCTATGACGGATGTGACAATTTATGAAAAACGAAATATGTCTATGACATTAGAAAACTACCAATATTTTTTCTCTACGATCAAAAAACAACTTATCGATTTATATAACTTATTGAACAATTTACAAATTACTCCCGACAAAACGAATACCTTTAAAATTTTAAGCAACTATCGCGACTGGTTAACTGCATTGGGAACTCTTGAAGGAACAGCTACAAGCGGTTATGTCTCCGCCTCCCCTACCGGAGGTCTAAGCACAATATTTACCCAAGTGCAGTCGGACCAACAAAACTACACCAATCAAAGTCAAACACAACAGTTGAATTTACAAAATCAAATGACTACGATACAACAGGAATGGACGATTATTTCAACAGCTTTTCAAATATTCAATCAAATTCTAACCAAGCTCGCCACAAAGGTTTATGAAATGTAA
- a CDS encoding CT620/CT621 family type III secretion system effector: MIEYQKLNGVFLGLNCFLNDLIGTTNHNFDLKNSLISSCTCGLNPLEEITESLMANPTLQAAVNVKAVVPPPDVDQLKQDAALAVLEVLAVTMQDIKTNYPDDLALFQVTFDAISRLIASVPVFSADEMLRIQQLPDELGQLMVEADMTKDYRLQFRADVSGAYQGIMDQVTTDIQAVSNAITGLTFEEEVTASVGARVDALYKYFSNLNILGLEDVFLSYEEAADAVCLFLSIIRSMSNLTTEQQTTVSNSLNSLMNSRLTSQGNGYSMSNVFGELYSYYLSGQISAANAILTVTQVNNAIKTEANVFIDIPGFTALADFKAAMIRVADNNGRSSIDSSKYLYFDNNNEGVDISFLFLQNMVTATSGTGGVLNSLSESQKNTNATSYVRFNSLWSVIQETTKEDLANLQLSLQALSTYNTVLDTLLLQAYGFQMQEFPLPAAVAFVLLDHYMPKEVTYLETLTSTLYYNNLGSKIGTSVLEGIINFVNAASYFNFASYAGKQPVIGVAGFPGDIDKAKQKVINEKEKAIAFLVECQTTQNIISQQITAVQDDKVLTNDQKNNLIRELNNHRDSLNEVAGCLASVWVLLSQLTIVATTDSQNAAIEGMYNVKGPTNWQPLLENLETAIVTGIVGSPLVSGLFSTQAVVQSNQQSFADDGQNNQLDLQMHLTTMQQEWTVVATSLQILNQIYLSLARSILG, encoded by the coding sequence ATGATTGAATATCAAAAACTGAACGGCGTTTTTTTAGGATTAAATTGTTTTTTAAATGATTTGATTGGGACAACAAACCATAATTTCGATTTGAAAAATAGTTTGATTTCTTCGTGTACCTGTGGGTTGAATCCATTAGAAGAAATCACTGAATCGTTAATGGCTAATCCTACACTTCAAGCTGCCGTCAATGTCAAGGCTGTTGTTCCCCCACCTGATGTCGATCAATTAAAACAGGATGCAGCATTGGCCGTATTGGAAGTATTAGCGGTAACTATGCAAGACATAAAAACGAATTATCCGGATGATCTTGCGCTGTTTCAAGTGACTTTTGATGCCATCAGTCGTTTGATAGCAAGCGTTCCGGTGTTTTCTGCCGATGAAATGCTTCGAATTCAACAATTACCGGATGAATTGGGACAATTAATGGTTGAAGCAGATATGACCAAGGATTATCGGCTTCAATTTCGCGCTGATGTGAGTGGGGCTTATCAAGGTATAATGGATCAGGTAACGACTGATATTCAGGCGGTATCTAATGCAATCACCGGATTGACATTTGAGGAAGAAGTAACGGCTTCTGTCGGTGCTCGTGTTGACGCTTTATATAAGTATTTTTCCAATTTGAATATTCTCGGATTGGAGGATGTCTTTTTAAGTTATGAAGAAGCTGCTGATGCCGTCTGCCTTTTTCTTTCGATTATCAGATCGATGTCTAATTTAACGACGGAACAACAGACAACGGTCAGCAATTCCTTAAACAGCCTCATGAATTCTCGATTGACTTCACAAGGGAACGGTTATTCCATGAGTAATGTGTTCGGTGAGTTATATAGTTATTATCTGTCAGGACAAATTAGCGCTGCGAACGCTATCCTCACGGTTACACAGGTTAATAACGCCATTAAAACCGAAGCGAATGTCTTTATCGATATTCCGGGATTTACTGCGCTTGCCGATTTCAAAGCAGCTATGATCCGGGTAGCCGATAATAACGGTCGTTCTTCCATAGACTCTTCTAAATATTTATATTTCGATAATAATAATGAAGGAGTCGATATCAGTTTTCTGTTCCTTCAGAATATGGTTACCGCAACATCCGGAACCGGAGGTGTTTTGAACAGCTTATCGGAATCGCAAAAAAATACCAACGCCACGAGTTATGTTCGTTTTAATTCATTATGGTCCGTAATTCAAGAGACAACGAAAGAAGATCTCGCTAATCTTCAACTATCTTTACAAGCTTTAAGTACTTATAACACGGTGTTGGATACGCTGCTCTTGCAAGCGTACGGTTTTCAGATGCAAGAATTTCCCCTACCCGCGGCTGTTGCTTTCGTATTGCTCGATCATTACATGCCGAAAGAAGTGACTTATTTGGAAACTCTGACATCAACTTTGTACTATAATAATCTAGGCTCCAAGATCGGTACTTCCGTTTTGGAAGGCATTATTAATTTTGTTAATGCCGCCAGTTATTTTAATTTTGCCAGTTATGCCGGAAAACAACCCGTAATAGGTGTTGCCGGTTTTCCGGGAGACATTGATAAAGCCAAACAAAAAGTGATTAATGAAAAGGAAAAAGCCATTGCTTTTCTAGTGGAGTGTCAAACGACGCAGAATATTATTAGTCAACAAATCACGGCTGTTCAAGATGATAAGGTTCTCACGAATGATCAAAAAAATAATTTAATAAGAGAGTTGAACAATCATCGGGATTCTTTAAATGAGGTTGCCGGTTGTTTGGCTTCTGTTTGGGTATTATTAAGTCAATTGACTATCGTTGCTACTACCGATTCTCAAAATGCTGCGATAGAAGGAATGTATAACGTAAAAGGTCCGACGAATTGGCAGCCGTTACTTGAAAATTTAGAAACGGCGATTGTTACGGGAATAGTGGGAAGTCCTTTGGTTAGCGGTTTATTTTCGACACAAGCAGTCGTCCAATCCAATCAACAAAGTTTTGCCGACGACGGTCAAAACAATCAGTTGGATCTTCAGATGCATCTTACTACTATGCAACAGGAATGGACGGTAGTGGCTACGTCCTTACAGATTTTGAATCAGATTTATTTAAGTCTTGCTAGAAGCATTCTTGGATAA
- the lptB gene encoding LPS export ABC transporter ATP-binding protein, translated as MPLLETQNLVKKYNRRPVTNGVSFYVNPGEIVGLLGPNGAGKTTAFYLTVGLIRPDSGKIIFKNTDITTKTMDSRARLGMGYLAQESTVFKELTVKDNLICILEIIYKAKVNRNRLLDSLIDDLQLKPFINKKAGTLSGGERRRLEIACVLALNPSVLLLDEPFANVDPLVIQNVKYLIKTLSERGIGILITDHNAKELLSIADRCYLLIDGKIFFEGSSSQMTTNSMVRQHYLGDSFSY; from the coding sequence ATGCCTTTACTCGAAACCCAAAATTTAGTTAAAAAATACAATAGAAGACCGGTAACTAACGGTGTTTCCTTCTATGTTAATCCCGGAGAGATCGTCGGTCTTTTAGGTCCTAATGGTGCGGGAAAAACAACCGCTTTTTATTTAACCGTCGGACTTATAAGACCCGACTCAGGTAAAATTATTTTTAAAAACACTGATATTACGACCAAAACCATGGATTCCAGAGCCAGACTGGGAATGGGTTACTTGGCTCAGGAATCCACTGTTTTTAAAGAGCTTACGGTTAAAGATAACTTGATTTGTATTTTAGAAATTATTTACAAAGCAAAAGTAAACCGCAATCGGCTTTTAGATTCCTTAATTGATGATTTACAATTAAAACCTTTTATCAATAAAAAAGCAGGAACTCTATCCGGAGGAGAAAGACGTCGTCTTGAAATTGCTTGTGTGTTGGCTTTAAATCCAAGCGTCCTTTTGTTAGATGAACCGTTTGCAAACGTAGACCCTCTAGTGATTCAAAATGTAAAATATTTAATCAAAACATTATCCGAAAGAGGCATTGGGATCCTGATTACAGACCACAACGCTAAAGAACTGCTGTCCATAGCCGATCGTTGTTATCTTCTCATTGACGGTAAGATTTTCTTCGAGGGATCTTCATCTCAAATGACAACCAATTCCATGGTCAGACAGCATTATTTGGGAGATTCTTTTTCTTATTAA
- a CDS encoding deoxyribonuclease IV, whose translation MKNKNSFRMLLGAHTSASGGLQNAVLAGKEIGASTVQLFTANQKQWHRKPLTKENIDLFKNTVEHTELEKIMSHASYLINLGAPDETVLIKSRQCIKEEIQDCLSLGISFVNVHPGAALKSSREECLDRIIESILDTGFLFPDTSSLTLLLETTAGQGSLVGACFEELAYILSRTEKKVPIGVCVDTCHIFASGYDIRNEEGWEEILKNFDKIIGLKYLKALHLNDSVYSLGARKDRHANLGEGHIGWSSFKYIMENATLKPLPKYLETPGGPETWRKEIRKLLKN comes from the coding sequence ATGAAAAATAAAAATTCTTTTCGAATGTTATTGGGTGCTCATACCTCAGCATCGGGAGGCCTTCAGAATGCCGTTTTGGCAGGAAAAGAAATCGGAGCTTCCACCGTTCAATTATTTACGGCTAATCAAAAACAATGGCACAGAAAACCATTGACAAAAGAAAATATCGATTTATTTAAAAACACAGTTGAACATACCGAACTGGAAAAAATCATGAGTCATGCCAGTTATCTGATTAATCTCGGAGCACCTGATGAAACGGTTTTAATCAAAAGTCGTCAATGTATCAAAGAAGAAATTCAAGACTGTTTATCTCTGGGGATATCTTTCGTTAACGTCCATCCTGGGGCTGCTTTAAAAAGTTCGCGCGAAGAATGCTTAGACCGAATCATTGAAAGTATTCTCGATACCGGTTTTCTATTTCCGGATACTTCTTCCTTAACTTTACTATTGGAAACAACTGCCGGTCAAGGTTCTTTAGTGGGAGCTTGTTTTGAAGAATTAGCATATATTCTCAGTAGAACCGAAAAAAAAGTACCTATAGGAGTATGTGTTGATACCTGCCATATTTTTGCTTCGGGATATGACATACGCAATGAAGAGGGATGGGAAGAGATCCTGAAAAATTTCGACAAAATTATCGGACTGAAATATTTAAAAGCTCTTCATCTAAATGACTCCGTATACTCGCTTGGAGCCAGAAAAGATCGACATGCAAATTTAGGTGAAGGACACATAGGGTGGAGCAGTTTTAAGTACATCATGGAAAACGCAACCCTAA
- the kdsA gene encoding 3-deoxy-8-phosphooctulonate synthase, with protein MKMSSDRLFDTAKLIVISGPCIIENEEHALLCARFLKNLFSNYESDIHFIFKASYDKANRSSLNSFRGPGLSKGLSILETIKNDLNIPILTDVHSPEEAEAAGQICDYIQIPAFLCRQTDLLLAAGRSGAFVNVKKGQFISPWEMSNIVEKISSTGNNNIILTERGFSFGYNNLICDMRSIDVMKRLGYPVIFDGSHSVQLPGALKTQSGGQREFIPTLTNASLGAGCDGLFIESHPEPEKALSDSASVLNFSALPDLISTWINLYKAVRKTPTSCFHD; from the coding sequence ATGAAAATGTCATCCGATCGTTTATTCGACACCGCAAAACTAATCGTCATTTCCGGACCTTGTATTATCGAAAACGAAGAACATGCCTTATTGTGTGCTCGATTTTTAAAAAATTTATTTTCAAACTACGAATCCGATATTCATTTCATTTTTAAAGCCAGTTATGACAAAGCCAATCGTTCTTCCTTAAACTCTTTTCGAGGCCCCGGACTTTCGAAAGGACTGAGTATTTTAGAAACGATTAAAAACGATTTGAATATTCCTATACTTACGGACGTTCATTCTCCCGAAGAAGCCGAAGCAGCCGGTCAAATTTGCGATTATATTCAAATTCCGGCATTTTTATGTCGACAAACGGATCTTCTTTTGGCTGCCGGCAGATCGGGGGCTTTCGTAAACGTAAAAAAAGGACAATTCATTTCTCCGTGGGAAATGTCGAACATTGTCGAAAAAATAAGTTCTACAGGCAACAATAACATTATTCTCACGGAAAGAGGGTTTAGTTTCGGTTATAACAACCTCATTTGCGATATGAGATCCATAGATGTCATGAAGCGTTTGGGATATCCCGTAATTTTTGACGGCAGTCACTCCGTCCAACTACCGGGGGCTCTCAAAACGCAAAGCGGCGGCCAAAGAGAATTCATTCCCACCTTAACCAACGCTTCTTTAGGAGCCGGGTGTGACGGTCTATTTATAGAATCCCATCCCGAACCCGAAAAAGCTCTTAGCGATAGTGCTTCCGTATTAAATTTTTCCGCTTTACCGGATTTGATTTCGACATGGATTAACCTATACAAAGCCGTAAGAAAAACTCCGACATCGTGTTTTCATGATTAG
- a CDS encoding DUF1137 domain-containing protein, producing the protein MISRSISLLFPVIFLLFFGLITWGIGKSGVHSQNPKTEITWMKSPSCLKIEKIGVSKEIITNRSTVFFCKIEKSHLLLDPTCSLKQNVTEHLSKISGQIRESKSDSGFITFKGKEGILNYCDYSLSLTDCLFNMESPGGDASHVSSSENTDGHSVSPKGGMKVLTLSLLKNEK; encoded by the coding sequence ATGATTAGCCGTTCGATATCATTATTGTTTCCGGTTATTTTCCTACTCTTTTTCGGACTTATTACCTGGGGGATAGGAAAATCGGGAGTTCATTCCCAAAACCCTAAAACGGAAATAACATGGATGAAGTCACCTTCATGTTTAAAAATCGAAAAAATCGGGGTTTCTAAAGAAATCATTACAAATCGAAGCACAGTTTTTTTCTGTAAAATCGAAAAATCGCACCTCCTATTAGATCCCACCTGCTCTTTAAAACAAAACGTTACGGAGCATTTATCTAAGATCTCGGGACAAATCCGAGAGTCGAAATCAGACTCGGGATTCATTACTTTCAAAGGAAAAGAAGGCATTCTGAATTATTGCGACTACTCGCTATCCCTAACGGATTGTCTTTTTAATATGGAAAGTCCCGGAGGAGACGCATCTCACGTATCGTCTTCCGAAAATACGGACGGTCATTCCGTATCCCCCAAAGGAGGAATGAAAGTCTTAACGTTATCTCTTTTAAAAAACGAAAAATAA
- a CDS encoding KH domain-containing protein: protein MKEFLAYIIKNLVDNPDKVSIKEVEGTNTVMYELSVAQPDIGKIIGKEGRTIKAIRSLLMSVASRNNIRVSLEIIEDKK from the coding sequence ATGAAAGAGTTTTTAGCATACATTATAAAAAATTTAGTCGACAATCCCGATAAGGTCAGCATTAAAGAAGTTGAAGGAACGAATACAGTCATGTACGAATTAAGCGTTGCTCAACCTGATATAGGTAAAATAATCGGAAAGGAAGGACGGACCATTAAAGCCATTCGATCATTATTAATGTCTGTGGCCAGTCGCAACAATATAAGAGTCAGTCTCGAAATCATTGAAGATAAAAAATAA
- a CDS encoding lipid II flippase MurJ — protein MSIKDNERSVVASVLGFFSGNLVSRMTGFFREIVMVTIWGITPSVAAFWMAFRILFFLRRIFGENLLSITLVPYFEKLRKDSPEKTGMFIRKIVHIFSFSTLLTVCFCEAALFLIYKSCSLEQKFTVVLIILLLPSSIFLVLYSLNTVILSCEQTFFLPGIAPAAVNIFWIAIVLSTRRFTCEKALMILSSCLIGGFICQWAITLMPIRKLKKKYPMESFEGYRPFMKLLFPMVLSIVGIAANYLNGVSDMFLSRLIEPSGPAFLWYALRIQQLPLSLLTVGVFAVLLPPISRAVQSKDYEISRRLVLLALKVIVYLLLIVIFGIFLTGRLGIEIIYGHGKFSSTDGLKTFKLLISYSFGLLPVSLISIVNIFFYSKREYTIPVVLGCASVALNIILSYVFGVLIYHDMVVIALVTSVVSWLQVCCLWYCSDLKSSLYKNLLTGMLPGLLRALPALVVAYIITTYSFNFLFPESTIDLSHFWNNLFVFSSKNCIFLVFLYVFAKLFAVNDLLELFQLNFWTRRNSIIDNDT, from the coding sequence ATGAGTATCAAAGATAATGAAAGGTCCGTTGTTGCTTCCGTTCTTGGTTTTTTTTCCGGTAACTTAGTCAGTCGGATGACGGGTTTTTTCAGAGAAATTGTTATGGTAACAATTTGGGGCATAACTCCGTCGGTTGCCGCTTTTTGGATGGCTTTTCGAATCTTATTTTTTTTAAGAAGAATTTTCGGAGAAAACCTTCTAAGTATTACTTTAGTACCTTATTTTGAAAAATTACGAAAAGATTCTCCCGAAAAAACGGGAATGTTTATTCGAAAAATAGTGCACATTTTTTCTTTTTCCACCTTATTGACGGTTTGTTTTTGTGAAGCGGCGTTATTTTTAATCTATAAATCATGCTCTCTTGAACAAAAATTTACTGTTGTTTTAATAATATTGTTACTGCCAAGCAGTATTTTTTTAGTCTTATACTCTTTAAATACCGTTATCTTGTCTTGTGAACAAACTTTTTTTTTACCGGGGATAGCTCCGGCTGCTGTCAATATTTTCTGGATTGCAATCGTTTTATCGACGCGTAGATTTACCTGCGAAAAAGCCTTAATGATTTTATCTTCTTGTTTGATTGGGGGATTTATTTGTCAGTGGGCCATCACGTTAATGCCGATTCGCAAATTGAAAAAGAAATATCCGATGGAAAGTTTTGAGGGATATCGACCTTTCATGAAGCTTTTATTTCCGATGGTGTTAAGTATTGTAGGCATAGCCGCTAATTATCTTAACGGAGTCTCGGATATGTTTTTATCTCGTTTGATAGAACCTTCGGGACCTGCCTTTTTATGGTATGCTCTTAGAATACAACAATTGCCTCTTTCTTTATTAACGGTAGGCGTGTTCGCAGTTCTTTTACCGCCCATTTCAAGAGCCGTTCAAAGTAAAGATTATGAAATAAGTCGAAGATTGGTGTTATTGGCTTTGAAAGTAATTGTTTATTTATTGCTGATAGTCATTTTCGGTATTTTTCTGACCGGTCGTTTAGGAATAGAGATTATTTACGGACATGGCAAATTTTCTTCTACCGACGGACTTAAAACTTTTAAACTTCTTATAAGTTATTCTTTCGGATTGTTACCTGTGTCTTTAATTAGTATCGTGAATATTTTTTTCTATTCCAAAAGAGAATATACGATTCCTGTGGTGCTTGGATGTGCCTCCGTGGCTTTGAATATTATTTTAAGCTATGTATTCGGTGTTTTAATTTATCACGATATGGTTGTTATTGCTCTAGTAACGAGTGTAGTTTCATGGTTACAGGTGTGTTGTTTATGGTATTGTTCCGATTTGAAAAGCTCTTTATATAAAAACTTGCTAACAGGGATGTTACCGGGGCTGTTAAGAGCATTACCTGCTTTGGTGGTAGCGTATATAATAACCACTTATAGTTTTAACTTTTTATTTCCCGAATCGACTATCGATTTGTCTCATTTTTGGAACAATTTATTTGTTTTTTCATCTAAAAACTGCATTTTCTTGGTTTTTTTGTATGTTTTTGCGAAACTTTTTGCAGTTAATGATCTTTTGGAACTTTTTCAATTGAATTTTTGGACGCGTAGAAATTCGATAATCGACAACGATACCTGA